From a region of the Onychomys torridus unplaced genomic scaffold, mOncTor1.1, whole genome shotgun sequence genome:
- the LOC118575933 gene encoding von Hippel-Lindau disease tumor suppressor-like — MGRDPTNRSAQQSRDVKNLRCASSPGRLQERMAAGRAPPELRSGRVNPRDLSRVVVWNRSPREAQPLWLDFQGEPQPFQTLLPGASLRINSYRGHPWLFRDARTNDRLLVNQTELFVPSLNVDGRPALANITLPVYTLKERCLQVVRSLVSPENYRRLDIVSSLYEDLEDHPNVKKDLERLSQEHIENR; from the exons ATGGGCAGGGACCCGACAAACCGGTCTGCGCAGCAGAGTCGAGACGTGAAGAACCTCAGATGCGCT AGCTCACCCGGAAGACTTCAGGAAAGGATGGCTGCAGGGCGGGCGCCACCCGAGCTGCGCTCAGGGAGAGTAAACCCACGCGACCTTTCCCGGGTAGTGGTCTGGAACCGCAGCCCGCGCGAGGCGCAGCCCCTGTGGCTCGACTTCCAAGGCGAACCACAGCCCTTCCAGACGCTGCTGCCAGGAGCCAGCCTCCGAATCAACAGCTACCGAGGTCACCCTTGGCTCTTCAGGGACGCAAGGACAAACGACAGACTCCTGGTTAACCAAACTGAGTTATTTGTGCCATCTCTCAATGTTGACGGGCGGCCTGCCCTTGCCAACATCACGCTGCCAGTGTACACGCTGAAAGAGCGGTGCCTTCAAGTTGTGCGAAGCCTAGTCAGCCCCGAGAACTACAGAAGACTGGACATTGTCTCGTCACTCTACGAAGATCTGGAAGACCACCCCAACGTGAAGAAAGACCTGGAACGGCTTAGCCAAGAACACATTGAAAATCGGTGA